The following are encoded together in the Chitinophagaceae bacterium genome:
- the leuB gene encoding 3-isopropylmalate dehydrogenase has protein sequence MINKKIAVLPGDGIGPEVIREAIKCLDAISLKYSIQFEYSYALIGAAAIQKTESPLPKETIHICKNSDAILFGAIGDPAFDNNPQAKVRPEQGLLAIRKELELFANIRPINTYETLAHASPLKNETIKNVNFIVFRELTGGIYFGSPRGRTEDLKTAFDTCTYSEYEIIRIAELAFQESLKRKSKVTLVDKANVLATSRLWREVVTRLKNEKYHQVELETMFVDNAAMKIITNPTQFDVILTENMFGDILTDEASVITGSLGMLPSASIGEKYALYEPIHGSYPEAAGKQIANPIATILSAAMMLETSFQMVQEAHLIQQAVVKSIENGFVTKDINPHKYYTTSEIGSYIASNI, from the coding sequence ATGATAAATAAAAAAATTGCCGTATTACCTGGTGATGGGATAGGGCCAGAAGTGATACGCGAAGCTATAAAATGTTTGGATGCCATATCTCTAAAATATTCTATACAATTTGAATATTCTTACGCTCTGATCGGAGCAGCAGCTATACAAAAAACAGAATCACCACTTCCAAAAGAAACCATCCATATATGTAAAAACTCCGATGCTATCCTATTTGGTGCTATTGGAGATCCTGCCTTTGATAATAATCCTCAAGCGAAAGTAAGACCCGAACAAGGTCTCCTTGCTATCAGAAAAGAATTAGAACTTTTTGCCAATATACGTCCTATAAATACCTATGAAACTCTAGCTCATGCATCTCCTCTCAAAAATGAAACAATAAAAAATGTCAATTTTATCGTTTTTAGAGAGCTTACAGGAGGAATTTACTTCGGAAGCCCTAGAGGAAGAACAGAAGATCTCAAAACCGCTTTTGATACCTGTACATACTCCGAATATGAAATAATACGAATAGCTGAACTTGCATTTCAAGAATCTCTCAAAAGAAAATCTAAAGTTACCCTTGTAGATAAAGCAAATGTACTCGCTACATCTCGATTATGGAGAGAAGTAGTTACAAGATTAAAAAATGAAAAATACCATCAAGTAGAATTAGAAACAATGTTTGTAGATAACGCAGCAATGAAAATAATCACAAATCCTACTCAATTCGATGTCATCCTTACGGAAAACATGTTCGGAGATATTTTAACAGATGAAGCTTCTGTAATAACAGGATCATTAGGAATGCTCCCATCTGCTTCTATTGGTGAAAAATATGCTCTGTACGAACCTATACATGGATCATATCCCGAAGCCGCAGGAAAACAAATTGCTAATCCCATAGCTACCATATTATCAGCAGCAATGATGTTAGAAACCTCTTTCCAAATGGTACAAGAAGCTCATCTCATACAACAAGCCGTTGTAAAATCTATCGAAAATGGATTTGTTACAAAAGACATAAATCCTCACAAATACTATACCACATCAGAAATCGGCTCTTACATCGCATCAAATATTTAA
- a CDS encoding nucleotide sugar dehydrogenase, with product MQHTIAIIGLGYVGLPLFAEFGKKYQTWGFDINSQRIQELKNGIDKTGAVDKTVLNPKSNYITKNIDDIKHCNTFIITVPTPLTSFKAPDLTPLLDASRMIGKILKKKDIIIYESTVYPGCTEEDCVPVLEKESDLQFNKDFFCGYSPERINPGDTINTLTNIKKITSGSTPEIAEIVDALYNSIITAGTHKAPSLKVAEAGKAIENAQRDLNISFMNELSLIFDRMGIDTNDVIEAAGTKWNFLKFKPGLVGGHCIGVDPYYLAHKAESLGYYPQVILSGRRVNDYMATFIAHKIIKLFTQKDKHIKNSHILILGITFKENCHDIRNTKIIDIYNQLINWGIHCDVYDPWAHQEEVMKEYKIKLIPHIDNTKKYDGILLAVAHNNFETIDFKKYKEEGSVIFDAKAFIERSLVDARL from the coding sequence ATGCAACACACCATAGCAATTATAGGATTAGGATATGTAGGACTGCCACTTTTTGCAGAGTTTGGAAAAAAATACCAAACATGGGGGTTTGACATAAATTCTCAACGCATCCAAGAATTAAAAAATGGAATAGATAAAACAGGAGCAGTAGATAAGACAGTATTGAATCCAAAAAGTAATTACATTACAAAAAATATAGACGATATAAAACATTGTAATACCTTTATTATTACTGTCCCAACCCCATTAACCTCATTTAAAGCTCCTGATTTAACACCTCTTTTAGATGCTTCTCGTATGATAGGAAAAATATTAAAAAAAAAGGATATTATTATTTATGAATCTACCGTATATCCAGGATGTACCGAAGAGGATTGTGTTCCTGTTTTAGAAAAAGAAAGCGATTTACAATTTAATAAAGATTTTTTCTGCGGATATTCTCCCGAAAGAATTAACCCAGGTGATACAATAAATACTCTTACTAACATAAAAAAAATAACTTCCGGCTCTACTCCTGAAATAGCAGAAATCGTTGATGCTCTTTATAACTCTATCATTACAGCAGGCACTCACAAAGCCCCTTCTTTAAAAGTAGCAGAGGCAGGAAAAGCAATAGAAAATGCTCAAAGAGACCTCAATATTTCTTTTATGAATGAGTTATCCCTCATCTTTGATAGAATGGGTATAGATACAAATGACGTTATAGAAGCCGCAGGAACAAAATGGAATTTTTTAAAATTCAAACCTGGTTTGGTCGGCGGACATTGCATAGGCGTAGACCCTTATTATCTAGCTCATAAAGCAGAATCTTTAGGATATTATCCACAAGTAATACTTTCAGGAAGAAGGGTAAATGATTACATGGCAACATTCATAGCACACAAAATCATAAAACTTTTTACCCAAAAAGATAAACATATAAAAAATTCTCACATACTTATACTCGGAATCACTTTTAAAGAAAATTGCCATGATATACGAAACACCAAAATTATAGATATTTATAACCAACTTATAAATTGGGGAATCCACTGTGATGTATACGATCCTTGGGCACACCAAGAAGAAGTTATGAAAGAATATAAAATAAAACTCATACCCCATATAGACAATACAAAAAAATACGATGGTATTTTATTAGCGGTAGCACATAATAATTTCGAAACCATAGATTTTAAAAAATATAAGGAAGAAGGATCTGTTATATTCGATGCAAAAGCATTTATAGAGAGAAGCTTAGTAGATGCTCGATTATAA
- a CDS encoding T9SS type A sorting domain-containing protein: AYTLENDTVAFASQTQILNIQKGVQSIGFGVLQTRIFGQVPFVLTASSSAGLPVLFSAASTLLIIDNNTVTLNGAGTVNIIAYNTGNINYAGTFTSQTLLVSVSETVDTTKRNPTLTFTAIPNLSIGTRYVMTATSNSAAAIVFTSNDERIATVSGNTLTAVSTGTAVITASQEANATYNPATAQQTVTVVSTTTPTIRPLTPIEKGNSAIRIYPNPANDYLTIQYDKTQKVASAKVYDMTGKSYELGIMNYELGLRVDLKTLPKGEYSIILYGEKGEVWKAEKVIKE, translated from the coding sequence GCATACACTTTAGAAAATGATACGGTAGCTTTTGCATCTCAAACACAAATACTGAATATTCAGAAAGGGGTTCAGAGTATAGGGTTTGGGGTATTACAAACGAGGATTTTTGGACAAGTACCTTTTGTATTAACCGCAAGTTCTTCTGCGGGATTACCTGTGTTATTTTCTGCTGCTTCTACTCTTCTAATCATAGATAATAATACCGTCACTCTCAATGGAGCAGGTACGGTGAATATTATTGCTTATAATACAGGGAATATTAATTATGCAGGAACATTCACTTCCCAAACACTGCTTGTATCAGTATCAGAAACAGTAGATACTACCAAAAGAAATCCTACTCTTACTTTTACTGCCATTCCGAATCTGAGTATAGGAACAAGATATGTAATGACTGCTACTTCTAATAGTGCTGCTGCTATAGTATTTACCTCCAACGATGAGCGAATAGCAACCGTAAGTGGAAATACTCTCACCGCAGTAAGCACGGGAACAGCAGTCATAACCGCAAGTCAAGAAGCAAATGCAACCTATAATCCTGCTACCGCTCAGCAAACGGTAACAGTAGTATCTACTACTACTCCAACTATTCGTCCTCTCACACCCATAGAAAAAGGAAACTCTGCTATCCGCATCTATCCTAATCCTGCCAATGATTATCTAACCATTCAGTATGATAAGACACAAAAGGTTGCATCTGCGAAAGTATATGATATGACGGGAAAGAGTTATGAATTAGGAATTATGAATTATGAATTAGGCTTGAGAGTAGATTTGAAAACCCTACCAAAAGGGGAATATAGTATTATACTCTATGGAGAAAAAGGGGAGGTATGGAAAGCAGAGAAGGTAATAAAAGAGTAG